One window of the Staphylococcus equorum genome contains the following:
- a CDS encoding glucokinase: MNKIILAADIGGTTCKLGAFDEKLDRLAKWSIDTDTSDATGYLLLKKVYDSFVNYIDESEYTFSNVLGVGIGVPGPVNFETGEVNGAVNLYWTESVNVRHIFQQFVDCPVYVDNDANVAALGEKHKGAGNGSDDVVAITLGTGLGGGIISNGEIVHGHNGSGAEIGHFRVDQDQRFRCNCGKSGCIETVASATGVVNLVNFYYPKLTFKSSILQLIKDNEVSAKAVFDAAKAGDQFCIFITERVANYIAYLCSIISVTSNPKYIVLGGGMSTAGLILIENIKTEYHNLTFTPAQQGTEIVQAQLGNDAGITGAAGLIYTYIIEKDGVK, from the coding sequence ATGAATAAAATCATATTAGCAGCAGATATTGGTGGAACAACATGTAAATTAGGTGCTTTTGACGAAAAACTTGATCGTTTAGCAAAATGGTCAATTGATACAGATACGTCTGATGCTACTGGCTATTTACTATTAAAAAAGGTTTATGATTCTTTCGTAAATTACATAGATGAATCTGAATATACTTTTTCAAACGTCCTTGGTGTCGGCATAGGTGTCCCAGGTCCCGTGAATTTCGAAACGGGTGAAGTAAATGGAGCAGTTAATTTATATTGGACTGAAAGTGTTAATGTGCGACATATATTCCAACAGTTTGTAGATTGTCCAGTATACGTTGATAATGATGCGAACGTTGCAGCCTTAGGTGAAAAACATAAAGGCGCTGGAAATGGTTCAGATGATGTTGTGGCTATAACACTAGGAACCGGATTAGGTGGCGGTATTATTTCTAATGGAGAAATTGTTCACGGTCATAACGGTTCTGGTGCAGAGATTGGACACTTTAGAGTAGATCAGGATCAGCGTTTCCGTTGTAATTGTGGCAAGTCAGGTTGTATTGAAACCGTAGCGTCTGCAACTGGTGTAGTTAATTTGGTCAATTTTTATTATCCTAAATTAACTTTTAAATCATCAATTTTGCAGTTAATTAAAGATAATGAAGTAAGTGCAAAAGCAGTATTCGATGCGGCTAAGGCTGGAGATCAATTTTGTATTTTCATTACGGAACGTGTAGCAAATTATATTGCCTACTTATGTAGTATTATTAGCGTTACAAGTAACCCTAAATATATTGTTTTAGGTGGAGGCATGTCTACAGCTGGTTTGATATTAATTGAAAATATTAAAACAGAGTATCATAATTTAACATTTACACCAGCACAACAAGGTACAGAAATAGTTCAAGCACAACTTGGAAATGATGCTGGCATTACCGGAGCAGCCGGGTTAATTTATACTTATATAATTGAAAAGGATGGTGTTAAATAA
- a CDS encoding MTH1187 family thiamine-binding protein encodes MAIVDVVVIPVGTDGPSVSKYIAEIQTKLKEYKAQGKIDYQLTPMNTLIEGDLKDLLEVVQVIHELPFDKGLDRVCTNIRIDDRRDKSRKMNDKVKAVQNHLENGGN; translated from the coding sequence ATGGCTATTGTTGATGTAGTTGTTATACCAGTTGGTACAGATGGTCCGAGTGTTAGTAAATATATTGCAGAAATACAAACAAAATTAAAAGAATATAAAGCACAAGGCAAAATAGATTATCAATTGACACCTATGAACACATTAATCGAAGGTGACTTAAAAGATCTATTAGAGGTTGTTCAAGTAATTCATGAATTACCTTTTGATAAAGGTTTAGACCGTGTCTGTACGAATATAAGGATTGATGATCGTCGTGATAAATCTCGCAAAATGAATGATAAGGTAAAAGCTGTCCAAAATCATTTGGAAAATGGAGGCAACTAG
- a CDS encoding MBL fold metallo-hydrolase, translating into MRISSLSLGLVDTNTYFIENDKQVILVDPASDSELIIKKLNQINKSLKAVLLTHAHFDHIGALDDIIKKYDVPVYMHKSEFDFLTNTEKNGSEKFKQYGMPIIKSKATPTELKEGKAQIADFNFEVLHTPGHSPGSLSFVFNEFAVVGDTLFNQGIGRTDLYKGDYETLVNSILDKLFKLDADLPLFPGHGPHTTVEDEQLNPYLHG; encoded by the coding sequence GTGAGGATTTCGAGTTTAAGCTTAGGTTTAGTTGATACTAACACATATTTTATTGAAAATGATAAGCAAGTCATTTTAGTAGATCCTGCTAGTGATAGCGAGTTAATTATTAAAAAACTAAATCAAATTAATAAATCACTAAAAGCGGTATTGTTAACACATGCACATTTTGATCATATTGGTGCTTTAGATGATATTATAAAAAAATATGATGTGCCAGTTTATATGCATAAATCAGAATTTGATTTTTTAACAAATACAGAAAAAAATGGTTCTGAAAAATTCAAACAATACGGCATGCCAATTATAAAAAGTAAAGCGACACCAACAGAACTTAAAGAGGGTAAAGCACAAATTGCTGACTTTAATTTCGAAGTGCTTCACACGCCAGGACATTCTCCAGGTAGTTTATCATTCGTCTTTAATGAATTTGCAGTTGTTGGTGATACATTATTTAATCAAGGTATAGGCAGAACTGATTTATATAAAGGTGATTATGAAACTTTGGTTAATTCAATATTAGATAAATTGTTCAAATTAGACGCTGATTTACCACTATTCCCGGGTCATGGGCCGCACACTACAGTAGAGGATGAGCAATTAAATCCTTATTTACACGGTTAA
- the comGA gene encoding competence type IV pilus ATPase ComGA, protein MKLLFNNIIEKAIQRNATDIHFIPSEKEVYIKFRIQDDLTFIESIRTHVYRKLLTYMKYQAGLDVSKHNSAQSGRYIYKLKQIFYLRISTLPLSLGNESCVVRIIPQYFQKQNITHDIEKLYTLMNKKQGLILFSGPTGSGKSTLMYQMVMYAKEKLGLNIITVEDPVEQLVEGVTQVSINEKAGINYESSFKAILRCDPDIILIGEVRDPTIAKYVIQASLSGHLVLTTIHANNCKGALLRLLEMGITKQEINQSILSVLNQRLITIYNSERKLIYEQLLQHDISYFLNNDYTLPNHFHNLSFHLKQMSKAGVICEETVDRYI, encoded by the coding sequence TTGAAGCTATTATTTAACAACATAATTGAGAAAGCAATTCAGAGAAATGCTACTGATATACACTTTATACCTTCTGAAAAGGAAGTGTATATCAAATTTAGAATTCAGGATGATTTAACTTTTATTGAATCAATTCGGACACATGTTTATAGAAAGCTGCTTACTTATATGAAATATCAAGCTGGATTAGATGTATCAAAACATAATTCGGCACAAAGTGGAAGATACATATATAAACTAAAACAAATATTTTATTTAAGAATCTCTACGTTACCATTGTCTCTCGGTAATGAAAGTTGTGTTGTAAGAATCATTCCTCAATATTTTCAAAAGCAAAATATCACTCATGATATTGAAAAACTGTATACATTAATGAATAAAAAGCAAGGTTTAATACTATTTAGCGGTCCAACTGGATCTGGTAAAAGTACTTTAATGTATCAAATGGTTATGTATGCAAAGGAAAAGTTAGGTTTAAATATCATAACTGTAGAAGATCCGGTGGAACAATTAGTTGAGGGCGTTACTCAAGTTTCTATCAATGAAAAGGCAGGTATTAATTATGAGAGTTCTTTTAAGGCAATACTAAGGTGTGATCCAGACATTATACTTATTGGAGAAGTTAGAGATCCTACGATAGCAAAATACGTTATACAAGCAAGTTTAAGTGGTCACTTAGTATTAACTACAATACATGCTAACAATTGTAAGGGCGCGTTATTAAGATTATTAGAAATGGGCATAACAAAACAAGAAATTAACCAATCTATTTTGAGTGTGTTAAACCAAAGACTAATCACAATATATAACAGTGAAAGAAAATTAATTTATGAACAGTTACTACAACACGATATAAGTTATTTTTTAAATAATGATTACACATTACCAAACCATTTTCATAATTTATCCTTTCATTTAAAGCAAATGTCTAAAGCAGGTGTTATTTGTGAAGAAACTGTTGATCGCTATATTTAA
- the comGB gene encoding competence type IV pilus assembly protein ComGB yields MIAIFKIPKQKIIAEKNQIELLIRLKDLLEHGFTLSEAFRFLLKHIKVKSSKVTALIEEELKNGANCHQILRILKYPQPVVMLIYFSELFSDLPVSLAHAHDYLLRNYNAKKALLKTLQYPLLLLTLFITMLIVLNHTIIPEFQNLYNNMDVQISTLQQFLSTCILCFPTFISYLIILLFITTIAFILYYNTLSIQHKHKLVLALPIIRKFFKLYKTYRIASEFSLFYKNGVNLQKIVQIYAEQRNDKYLNFLADRITLGTQNGLTLSEILTNIACFEKELTEFIEEGEKKGRVEIELKLYSEIVIAQIERYLQLLIKFIQPCIFTLLAFLIVSLYLVIMLPMFDLMQTIK; encoded by the coding sequence TTGATCGCTATATTTAAAATACCCAAACAAAAGATAATAGCAGAAAAAAATCAAATAGAACTTTTAATAAGATTGAAAGATTTACTAGAACATGGATTTACACTTTCTGAAGCCTTTAGGTTTTTATTAAAACATATTAAAGTTAAATCATCTAAAGTAACTGCATTAATTGAAGAAGAATTAAAAAATGGTGCAAACTGTCATCAAATCCTTCGAATATTAAAATATCCACAACCTGTTGTGATGCTTATTTATTTCTCAGAGCTATTTAGTGATTTACCTGTGAGTTTAGCCCATGCACATGATTATTTATTGAGAAATTATAATGCTAAAAAAGCCTTATTAAAAACACTTCAATATCCATTATTATTATTAACGTTATTCATAACTATGTTGATCGTTTTAAATCATACGATTATTCCAGAATTTCAAAATTTATATAACAATATGGATGTCCAAATATCGACTTTACAACAATTTTTGTCAACATGTATTCTCTGTTTTCCTACTTTCATATCTTACCTTATTATATTACTGTTCATTACTACAATAGCATTTATCCTTTATTACAATACTTTATCAATACAGCATAAACATAAGCTTGTTTTAGCATTGCCTATCATACGTAAATTTTTCAAACTTTATAAAACGTATCGAATTGCTTCTGAATTCTCTTTATTTTATAAAAATGGCGTAAATTTGCAAAAAATAGTGCAAATTTATGCTGAACAACGCAATGATAAATATCTAAATTTTTTAGCTGATCGCATAACACTTGGAACACAAAATGGATTAACACTCAGTGAAATTTTAACTAACATCGCATGTTTTGAAAAAGAATTAACAGAATTTATAGAAGAAGGCGAGAAAAAAGGTAGAGTTGAAATAGAATTGAAATTATATAGTGAGATAGTCATTGCACAAATAGAACGTTATTTACAACTCCTCATAAAATTCATTCAACCTTGTATTTTCACATTATTAGCTTTTCTCATCGTATCTTTATATCTCGTTATTATGTTACCAATGTTTGATTTAATGCAAACAATTAAATGA
- the comGC gene encoding competence type IV pilus major pilin ComGC, translated as MKNLKKLFNKEAFTLIEMLLVLLIISLLLILIIPNIAKQSSHIQTAGCEAQIKMINSQIEAYSLKYNKKPTSIDELVSEGYINESQKRCKTGSTISINNGEAVAN; from the coding sequence TTGAAAAACTTAAAAAAACTATTTAATAAAGAAGCATTTACACTTATAGAAATGTTGCTTGTTTTATTAATCATAAGTTTATTGCTTATTTTAATCATACCTAACATTGCAAAACAATCATCACATATACAAACTGCTGGTTGTGAAGCTCAAATAAAAATGATAAACAGTCAAATTGAAGCTTATTCATTAAAATATAATAAAAAGCCAACATCAATCGATGAACTCGTCTCAGAAGGATATATTAACGAAAGTCAAAAGCGATGTAAAACTGGTTCGACAATTTCAATAAATAATGGTGAAGCAGTTGCTAACTAA
- the comGD gene encoding competence type IV pilus minor pilin ComGD gives MVKQLLTNKAFTYIEMLMVLGIISLLLFLQVRYISINNSAAQSNNHSMTNLIMQFNFLKSKAIKDNKPITLIFNTFSSKIIVREPQHENPHIKLTKNTYIHPRTNINYLTFDKNGDTNKFGTLYLSTNGRLYKIIFHIEKGRMRFEKI, from the coding sequence ATGGTGAAGCAGTTGCTAACTAATAAAGCTTTTACTTATATAGAAATGTTAATGGTTTTAGGTATAATAAGTTTATTATTATTTTTACAAGTAAGATATATCTCTATAAATAATTCCGCAGCCCAATCAAATAATCACTCTATGACTAATCTAATTATGCAATTTAATTTTTTAAAATCGAAAGCAATTAAAGATAATAAACCAATTACTTTAATATTCAATACTTTTTCCTCGAAAATTATTGTTAGAGAACCCCAACATGAAAATCCTCATATAAAATTAACTAAAAATACTTATATTCATCCGAGAACAAATATAAATTATTTAACTTTTGATAAAAATGGTGATACTAATAAATTCGGAACACTTTACCTATCTACAAACGGTCGACTATATAAAATCATTTTCCATATTGAAAAAGGAAGGATGAGATTTGAAAAAATATAA
- the comGF gene encoding competence type IV pilus minor pilin ComGF — protein sequence MKKYNVTASLFLDAIISFSIITTICLVFLPMLLQLNQATKEKLSEIEMKRILLLSLHNYSEPELKRGLILDEYSLTLKENKICIIKRETKNGICYYKKIKAFTYIEVLFALMITVLLLTIIPSLFKSTTALSVLANDHLNIESEFFARDLTQDLMNNKGDIMIDKSKGTQLSIKDKNKLISYSFKNNKIVKSINGKGNITLLNNVKAIKFRILKNKSLLVNLKIFDKDKTFEKQIQF from the coding sequence TTGAAAAAATATAATGTCACGGCTTCTTTATTTTTAGATGCTATTATTTCTTTCTCAATCATCACTACTATCTGTTTAGTGTTTTTACCAATGCTATTACAATTAAATCAAGCTACAAAAGAAAAGTTATCAGAAATTGAAATGAAAAGAATCCTATTACTTTCATTGCATAATTACAGTGAACCTGAATTGAAAAGAGGTTTGATTTTGGATGAATATAGTTTAACTCTTAAAGAAAATAAAATTTGTATAATAAAAAGGGAAACAAAAAATGGAATTTGCTATTATAAAAAGATTAAAGCTTTCACTTATATCGAAGTGCTTTTTGCATTAATGATAACTGTATTGTTACTAACTATAATTCCTTCATTATTCAAATCAACTACAGCCTTAAGTGTTCTAGCAAATGATCATCTAAATATAGAAAGTGAATTTTTTGCGAGAGATTTAACGCAAGATTTAATGAATAACAAGGGGGATATAATGATAGATAAATCTAAAGGAACTCAACTTTCTATTAAAGACAAAAATAAACTTATATCTTATAGCTTTAAAAATAATAAAATTGTTAAGTCTATTAATGGGAAGGGAAATATCACATTACTTAATAACGTAAAGGCTATAAAATTTCGAATTCTAAAAAATAAATCTTTACTTGTTAACTTAAAAATTTTTGATAAGGATAAGACATTTGAAAAACAAATTCAATTTTAA
- a CDS encoding shikimate kinase, with protein MGTGKTTLGKYLAKANHLSYVDLDAYIVQQENNTIPDIFEQLGESGFRSLEYKYLTECIDRFDIISTGGGIIEGEKSYALLKQQTKIIWLDCDLTIVYNRIKNDNNRPNANNKSLFDLKSLYSSRVSRYNEIAFKKVNSSNPLSDLHKEIMKELTCE; from the coding sequence ATGGGGACTGGCAAAACAACTTTAGGTAAATATCTTGCTAAAGCTAATCACCTCTCTTATGTCGATTTAGATGCCTATATCGTTCAACAAGAGAACAATACAATCCCTGATATTTTTGAGCAACTAGGTGAAAGTGGTTTTCGATCACTAGAATATAAATATTTAACAGAGTGTATTGATCGTTTTGATATCATTTCTACTGGTGGTGGCATTATAGAAGGCGAGAAGTCATATGCCTTGTTAAAGCAACAAACTAAAATTATCTGGTTAGATTGTGATTTGACAATTGTTTACAATAGAATTAAGAATGATAATAATAGACCGAATGCTAATAATAAATCACTTTTTGATTTAAAAAGCTTGTATTCATCTAGGGTTTCAAGATATAATGAAATCGCATTCAAAAAAGTAAATAGTAGTAATCCTCTTTCAGATTTACACAAAGAAATCATGAAAGAGCTAACATGCGAATGA
- the gcvT gene encoding glycine cleavage system aminomethyltransferase GcvT — translation MSNELKHTPLYQNFVDSGAKIVEFGGWAMPVQFSSIKEEHNAVRTDIGLFDVSHMGEIIIKGSEADELVQYLLSNDIENLTTTKAQYTALCNENGGIIDDLITYKLDEKVYLLVVNAGNTDKDFEWMKEHAKNFDAEVINASNDYGQLAVQGPKARDLVKQHVNVDVAEMKPFDFKQNVEFFGKNVILSQSGYTGEDGFEIYCNAEDTPYLWEKILEFNVQPCGLGARDTLRLEAGLPLHGQDLTESITPYEAGIAFAAKPLIEADFIGKSVLKDQKENGSKRRTVGLEMIDKGIPRTGYTVYDLDGHEIGEITSGTQSPLSGKSIGLALINRDAFEMGKEVIVQVRKRQLKAKIVKKNQITK, via the coding sequence ATGTCTAACGAACTTAAACATACACCGCTTTATCAAAATTTTGTTGATAGCGGGGCTAAAATTGTGGAATTTGGTGGCTGGGCAATGCCAGTTCAGTTTTCAAGTATAAAAGAAGAACATAATGCCGTAAGAACTGACATTGGCTTGTTTGATGTAAGCCATATGGGAGAAATTATTATTAAAGGTTCTGAAGCAGATGAATTAGTACAATATCTTCTTTCAAATGATATTGAAAACTTAACTACTACTAAAGCTCAATATACTGCGCTATGTAATGAAAATGGTGGAATTATTGATGATTTAATTACTTACAAATTAGATGAAAAAGTTTATTTATTAGTAGTAAATGCTGGAAATACAGATAAAGATTTTGAATGGATGAAAGAACATGCCAAAAATTTTGATGCAGAAGTAATTAATGCTTCAAATGATTATGGTCAATTAGCAGTTCAAGGTCCGAAAGCACGTGATTTAGTTAAACAACATGTTAACGTTGACGTAGCAGAAATGAAGCCTTTTGATTTTAAACAAAACGTTGAATTCTTTGGAAAGAATGTAATCCTTTCACAGTCAGGTTATACAGGTGAAGATGGATTTGAAATTTATTGTAATGCAGAAGATACACCTTACTTATGGGAAAAAATTCTTGAATTTAATGTACAACCTTGTGGACTAGGTGCAAGAGATACATTAAGACTTGAAGCTGGACTGCCACTGCATGGTCAAGATTTGACTGAGTCTATAACACCATATGAAGCTGGTATTGCATTTGCTGCAAAACCATTGATTGAAGCTGACTTTATTGGTAAAAGCGTACTCAAAGACCAAAAAGAAAATGGTTCTAAACGCAGAACTGTTGGTTTAGAAATGATAGACAAAGGTATTCCAAGAACTGGTTACACAGTCTATGATTTAGATGGCCATGAAATTGGTGAAATCACTTCTGGTACACAGTCTCCATTGAGTGGTAAATCAATTGGGTTAGCTTTAATCAATCGCGATGCTTTTGAAATGGGTAAAGAAGTAATTGTACAAGTTAGAAAAAGACAACTTAAAGCTAAAATTGTTAAGAAAAACCAAATTACTAAATAA
- the gcvPA gene encoding aminomethyl-transferring glycine dehydrogenase subunit GcvPA: MSHRYIPLTEQDKKEMLDTIGANSIEELFGDVPKDILLGRELAIPDAESETTLSKRLSRIANKNITKETHSSFLGAGVYDHYAPAVVDSMISRSEFYTAYTPYQPEISQGELQAIFEFQTLICELTDMDIANSSMYDGITSFAEACILAFNQTRKNKVVVSKGLHYQALQVLRTYVKTREEFEIVEVDLDGTITDLDKLEAAVDDDTAAVAVQYPNFYGSVEDLEKINSFIEDKKALMIVYANPLALGLLTPPGSFGADIVVGDTQPFGIPAQFGGPHCGFFATTKKLMRKIPGRLVGQTEDGDGNRGFVLTLQAREQHIRRDKATSNICSNQALNALASSICMSALGKQGIYDIAVRNFENANYAKDQFKQAGFEVANGTSFNEFVVKFDKSVKEVNDALIEEGIIGGFDLSEASEDFNNHMLIAVTELRMKDEIDTFVKKAGELNGSK, translated from the coding sequence ATGAGTCATCGTTATATTCCATTAACAGAGCAAGATAAAAAGGAAATGTTAGATACTATTGGAGCCAATTCTATTGAAGAACTTTTTGGAGACGTTCCAAAAGATATCTTACTGGGAAGAGAATTAGCTATACCTGATGCTGAATCAGAAACAACATTAAGTAAGCGATTAAGCAGAATTGCAAACAAAAACATCACTAAAGAAACGCATTCATCATTTTTAGGTGCAGGGGTATATGATCACTATGCTCCAGCTGTTGTTGATTCAATGATTTCACGTTCAGAATTTTATACTGCCTATACACCTTATCAACCAGAAATTTCTCAAGGTGAATTACAAGCGATTTTCGAATTTCAAACGTTAATTTGTGAATTAACGGATATGGATATAGCAAACTCGTCAATGTATGATGGTATTACAAGTTTTGCAGAAGCATGTATTTTAGCTTTCAATCAAACACGTAAAAACAAAGTTGTTGTATCAAAAGGGCTACATTATCAAGCTTTACAGGTATTAAGAACTTATGTTAAAACACGTGAAGAATTTGAAATCGTTGAAGTTGATTTAGATGGTACGATTACAGATTTAGACAAGCTTGAAGCAGCAGTTGACGATGATACAGCAGCAGTTGCTGTACAATATCCAAACTTCTATGGTTCTGTTGAAGATTTAGAAAAAATCAATTCATTTATTGAAGACAAAAAGGCTTTAATGATTGTATACGCAAACCCGCTTGCATTAGGTTTATTAACTCCTCCAGGTAGTTTCGGAGCGGACATTGTTGTCGGAGATACACAACCATTTGGTATACCTGCTCAATTTGGTGGGCCTCATTGTGGGTTCTTCGCAACAACTAAAAAATTAATGAGAAAAATACCTGGTCGTTTGGTAGGACAAACCGAAGATGGAGATGGCAATCGTGGTTTTGTATTAACTTTACAAGCACGTGAACAACATATTCGTCGTGATAAAGCGACATCAAATATATGTTCAAACCAAGCATTAAATGCTTTGGCGTCCTCAATTTGTATGTCAGCTTTAGGTAAACAAGGTATTTATGATATCGCGGTACGAAACTTTGAAAATGCTAACTATGCTAAAGATCAATTCAAACAAGCTGGTTTTGAAGTTGCTAACGGTACATCTTTTAATGAATTTGTAGTTAAATTCGACAAATCAGTAAAAGAAGTTAATGATGCTCTAATTGAAGAAGGAATTATCGGAGGATTTGACTTAAGTGAAGCTTCTGAAGACTTTAATAATCATATGTTAATTGCAGTAACAGAATTAAGAATGAAAGATGAAATAGACACATTTGTTAAGAAAGCAGGTGAATTAAATGGTAGTAAGTAA
- the gcvPB gene encoding aminomethyl-transferring glycine dehydrogenase subunit GcvPB: MVVSKSSPLIFERSKKDRYAYSLPQKEIDNGAVDKLLDDKFIRKNKAELPEVAELDLVRHYTELSNKNFGVDSGFYPLGSCTMKYNPKINEKIARIPGFAESHPLQDESQVQGSLEIIHSLQEELKEITGMDEVTLQPAAGAHGEWTALMIFKAYHQKNGEGHRDEVIVPDSAHGTNPASAAFAGFKAVTVKSNERGEVDIDDLKRLVNEKTAAIMLTNPNTLGIFEKNIMDIRNIVHEAGGLLYYDGANLNAIMDKVRPGDMGFDAVHLNLHKTFTGPHGGGGPGSGPVGVKKELASFLPKPMVIKEDNEYKYDNDIENSIGRVKPFYGNFGIYLRAYTYIRTMGNKGLEEVSEAAVLNANYIKARLKDHFEIPYEQYCKHEFVLSGSKQKEHGVRTLDMAKRLLDFGVHPPTIYFPLNVDEGMMIEPTETESKETLDYFCDKMIEIANEAKEDPDKVLEAPHTTIIDRLDETKAARHPVLKFENLRSEKE; the protein is encoded by the coding sequence ATGGTAGTAAGTAAATCTAGTCCACTAATTTTTGAACGTTCTAAAAAGGATCGTTATGCGTACTCCTTACCACAGAAAGAAATTGATAATGGTGCTGTAGATAAATTACTAGATGATAAATTCATCAGAAAAAACAAAGCAGAATTACCAGAAGTTGCAGAATTAGATTTGGTTCGCCATTATACCGAACTCTCAAACAAAAATTTTGGCGTTGATTCAGGATTTTATCCATTAGGTTCATGTACGATGAAATATAATCCTAAAATAAATGAAAAAATTGCAAGAATACCAGGATTTGCAGAATCACATCCATTACAAGATGAATCACAAGTTCAAGGCTCATTAGAAATTATTCATAGTCTGCAAGAAGAGTTAAAAGAGATTACAGGTATGGATGAAGTTACATTACAACCAGCTGCTGGTGCACATGGTGAATGGACTGCATTAATGATTTTCAAAGCCTATCATCAAAAAAATGGTGAAGGACACCGTGACGAAGTTATTGTTCCTGACTCAGCTCACGGTACCAATCCAGCTTCAGCTGCATTTGCAGGATTCAAAGCAGTTACTGTGAAATCAAATGAGCGCGGCGAAGTTGACATTGATGATTTGAAACGCTTAGTTAATGAAAAAACAGCAGCAATTATGCTAACTAACCCTAATACTTTGGGGATTTTTGAAAAGAATATTATGGATATCAGAAATATCGTTCATGAAGCAGGCGGCTTATTATACTACGATGGTGCAAATTTAAATGCAATTATGGATAAAGTAAGACCGGGGGATATGGGATTTGACGCTGTACACTTAAACTTACACAAAACATTCACAGGCCCTCACGGTGGGGGTGGACCAGGTTCAGGTCCAGTAGGTGTTAAGAAAGAACTTGCTAGTTTCTTACCAAAACCTATGGTTATCAAAGAAGATAATGAATATAAATATGATAATGATATTGAAAACTCAATTGGTCGCGTTAAACCGTTCTACGGTAACTTTGGAATCTATTTAAGAGCATATACTTACATTCGTACGATGGGTAATAAAGGTCTTGAAGAAGTTTCAGAAGCTGCTGTGTTAAATGCTAACTATATTAAAGCTCGATTAAAAGACCACTTTGAAATACCATATGAACAATATTGTAAACACGAATTTGTGTTAAGTGGTTCAAAACAAAAAGAACACGGTGTGCGTACATTAGATATGGCTAAACGTTTGCTAGACTTCGGTGTTCATCCACCTACAATTTATTTCCCACTTAACGTGGATGAAGGTATGATGATTGAACCGACAGAAACTGAATCAAAAGAAACTCTAGATTATTTCTGTGATAAAATGATAGAAATAGCTAATGAAGCTAAAGAAGATCCGGACAAAGTCTTGGAAGCACCACACACTACAATTATAGATAGATTGGATGAAACGAAAGCTGCACGCCATCCAGTATTGAAATTTGAAAATTTACGTTCAGAAAAAGAATAG
- a CDS encoding rhodanese-like domain-containing protein encodes MSNFWFIALAALIIIIAYMLINYLLNKRAVTELNQNEFHNGLRKAQVIDVREKVDYDYGHINGARNIPITMFKQRYQGLRTDQPIYLCDANGIASYRAARTLKKNGYTDIYMLKGGYKKWTGKIKSKK; translated from the coding sequence ATGAGTAATTTTTGGTTTATAGCGTTAGCAGCATTAATAATAATCATCGCTTACATGCTAATCAATTATCTTCTTAACAAGAGAGCAGTCACAGAATTAAACCAAAATGAATTTCATAATGGTTTGCGTAAAGCTCAAGTTATTGATGTAAGAGAAAAAGTGGATTATGATTACGGGCACATTAACGGTGCACGTAACATTCCAATCACAATGTTTAAGCAAAGATATCAGGGATTGAGAACAGATCAACCTATTTATCTATGTGATGCAAATGGCATTGCAAGTTATCGTGCTGCTAGAACATTAAAGAAGAATGGTTATACAGATATCTACATGTTAAAAGGTGGATATAAAAAATGGACTGGAAAAATTAAGTCGAAAAAATAA